A single genomic interval of Streptomyces graminofaciens harbors:
- a CDS encoding rhamnogalacturonan lyase B N-terminal domain-containing protein, translating to MSTHKRRLTRRRVLGATAIGVAATGAAVAGGTGLLTSASAAGFGHSDDGRNFVVDTGAGLVFKVSKTTGDLTSLVHRGKEYEGYGGKHSHVESGLGASTVTLRQSGSTILIKAVHGAITQWYAARSGQNNIYLWTNKADASFTATRFLVRLKPGMFPNEGSDSWIEASDKVIEAGDVWKRADGTTHSKHYSGKRVIDYDHIGFTTGKVGLWIVRSNHEKASGGPFYRSLLRHSNDKGAGLYEILHYNQAQTEPERFGLQGPYVLAFTDGGAPSSSLSHDRLDTSWVDGLGITGWVGKAKRGRVAGVGLKGMDATYAYTVGFANAYAQYWAKAAAGTGAFSCKGMLPGTYTLTVYKGELAVHTREVKVTAGGSTALNSITISGDPSTAKTLWRLGDWDGTPGEFKNAKLMTYAHPSDGRAAKWTGNVTLGGGDAAASFPAYIWQGVNDGVQIFFKLTAAQAAAAHTLRIGVTDAFSNGRPRVTINEWVSAVPTAPKQPSTRSLTTGSYRGNNHTFTYNVPAAAWKTNAGEYNVLKINIVSGSSGTAFLSPGTSFDCIDLLA from the coding sequence TTGAGCACGCACAAGAGACGCCTCACGCGCAGACGTGTGCTCGGGGCCACCGCGATCGGCGTGGCCGCCACCGGCGCCGCCGTCGCGGGCGGCACCGGCCTCCTGACGTCCGCGTCCGCCGCCGGCTTCGGCCACTCCGACGACGGCAGGAACTTCGTCGTCGACACCGGCGCCGGCCTGGTCTTCAAGGTCTCCAAGACCACCGGCGACCTCACCTCACTCGTCCACAGGGGCAAGGAGTACGAGGGCTATGGCGGCAAGCACTCGCACGTCGAGTCGGGGCTCGGGGCCTCCACCGTCACCCTCAGGCAGTCCGGGTCGACGATCCTGATCAAGGCCGTGCACGGCGCGATCACCCAGTGGTACGCGGCCCGCAGCGGCCAGAACAACATCTACCTGTGGACGAACAAGGCGGACGCCTCCTTCACGGCGACCCGCTTCCTCGTCCGCCTCAAGCCGGGGATGTTCCCCAACGAGGGCTCCGACTCCTGGATCGAGGCCTCCGACAAGGTCATCGAGGCCGGGGACGTCTGGAAGCGCGCGGACGGCACGACCCACTCCAAGCACTACTCGGGAAAGCGGGTCATCGACTACGACCACATCGGCTTCACCACCGGCAAGGTCGGCCTGTGGATCGTCCGCTCCAACCACGAGAAGGCCTCCGGCGGCCCCTTTTACCGCTCGTTGCTGCGCCACTCCAACGACAAGGGCGCCGGGCTCTACGAGATCCTGCACTACAACCAGGCACAGACGGAGCCGGAACGTTTCGGCCTCCAGGGCCCGTACGTGCTCGCCTTCACCGACGGAGGGGCTCCCTCGTCGTCGTTGTCCCACGACAGGCTGGACACTTCCTGGGTCGACGGCCTCGGCATCACCGGCTGGGTCGGCAAGGCGAAGCGCGGCAGGGTGGCGGGCGTCGGCCTCAAGGGCATGGACGCCACGTACGCCTACACGGTCGGCTTCGCGAACGCGTACGCCCAGTACTGGGCGAAGGCCGCCGCCGGCACGGGTGCCTTCTCCTGCAAGGGGATGCTGCCGGGTACGTACACGCTGACCGTCTACAAGGGCGAGCTGGCCGTGCACACCCGGGAGGTGAAGGTGACGGCGGGCGGTTCGACCGCGCTGAACAGCATCACGATCTCCGGTGATCCGTCCACCGCGAAGACGCTCTGGCGACTCGGCGACTGGGACGGCACGCCGGGCGAGTTCAAGAACGCGAAGCTCATGACGTACGCGCACCCCTCCGACGGCCGCGCGGCGAAGTGGACGGGGAACGTCACGCTCGGCGGCGGCGACGCGGCCGCGTCGTTCCCCGCTTACATCTGGCAGGGCGTCAACGACGGTGTGCAGATCTTCTTCAAGCTGACCGCCGCGCAGGCCGCGGCCGCGCACACGCTGCGAATAGGTGTGACCGACGCCTTCTCCAACGGGCGTCCGCGAGTGACCATTAACGAGTGGGTGTCGGCCGTCCCTACGGCACCCAAACAGCCTTCGACGCGTTCCCTGACGACGGGTTCGTACCGGGGCAACAACCACACGTTCACCTACAACGTGCCCGCCGCCGCGTGGAAGACGAACGCCGGCGAGTACAACGTCCTGAAGATCAACATAGTCAGTGGTTCGAGCGGCACGGCGTTCCTCAGCCCGGGCACCTCGTTCGACTGCATCGATCTGCTGGCCTGA